The DNA sequence ccatatttttccatttttttaggAGTGTATCGGTACAACCGAATCAAGAGCTTTGTGGGTGAGAAAGCCGAAAACGCAAAACTATAAGCAGTGCATCCATTTAACCAAATAGTTCAACAACGCCTCAAGACTGGTGTATCAACCGCTGGAATGGTACAAAAGAACTTCAAAGATTACATGGTTGGTCTTCTAGACAGCACCTTAAGAGGAAATGTAACCGTATTCATTGGCAGTGATGCTGGTGTCCGTAATGGTGGTGTCACTGCTACTGCTGGTAGTACTTTTTTCATCAATTTGCAGGAGTTGAGAGCTAGCTTGGATTGAGATGGAAAGATCTGTGTTCAGAGAAGAAAGACCTGCCTCGTTGGGTACATTGGTAGAGAGAGATGGTGAAGCTCTATGAATTGCAACACTGGAAGAAGCTGTGGGAACAGATGCCACACGCTTTTTGGCACCTCTGTGCATGTGCTGCACACAATACTTTCGATCAGGAACAGTGTGCCTGCTGCACCGCCACTTCTTCCCATCTGTTCTTCTGCACCTCCCCGGTTCAAGTTCTATGCCATTTCTGATTCCAAAGCATGAACTGTTGCAACCTTGATCTGAAAAAAACAGTAAACAAGCAAATGTCCCTCATTTCTCCGTACTAAAACTGTGATCAGCCTAAAAATCTCAATGGGGCATGATGGGATTGAATGAACAAAATTGTCATAAAAGGCTAAAAGCAATGAATTTCATCACATCCTGCTTCAATAATTTACTTTCTATGAAAAAGAACAGATCTAAACCTAGTTTAACTTCAAAAGCAAACAACATTTATTCAAATCAAGCGACAGAGTTCCAATAACATTGCACATATACTCTACTTATGAACTAACTATTTCATCAAAATTGATTTGATCTTAACTTAGCCCTATATTGCTTACAGCAGCTGATGAGATAGATTTTATGCCACCATATAATGTCACGAAAACACCTCTTTAtgggggaaaataaaataaaattcttgatgAGGACAAAAGGGCTCAGATTTCACAGACATTACCTTGAAGAACACTCTTTGGTGAGAAGCCCAATCCCGGTGATACAACCCTGTTGCCATTGCTTTTCATGGTGAGATTGTAAATGAGCGGGTTGCCACTTACATCTTTTCTTTCAGAAACATGGTCGATTCTGTTGATGGAATTGGTAGTGAAGGTGGGTAGAGTGGTGGCCCTTGTGGCTGCAGTGGCGGGTATGGTGGTCATGGTTGCTGCAATGGCAGGTATGGGGGTTCTGGTGGCGATAGTATCAGAACTGACATATTTCTTGCTTCCAATATTGctactggtggtggtggtggtggtggtggtggaggaaaTACTATGGCTGGAAGGGGTCATGAGTTGAAGTCCCACAGTGGCTGAATTGGCACGGTTCGGATTTAACTCCCCAAATTTGTCAGATGGCATTGAATCTGAAGGAGATGAGATTTCAAAAGCTTCCACAGGCTTTCTTGAACGCTGACGGCCTCTGTGCATGTGCCGCTCACAGTACTTCTGATCCGGCACCACATGCTTACTACACCTCCATTTCTTCCCATCAGTTCTTCTACACCTTCCTGGCTCAGGATCCATCATGGTCTTATAGTCAAACCCCTGAGGACTAAAATAACCTATAACTGAACACAATCAACCAAAAGAGACAAAAAACCACATCATAATCTTCAACCGACATTTTCTAGATCAACCTCTTCCAATTAACAGAAACccatctcaaaatttctatcTCGGATAACATGGACCAATTTCAACTGACGAAAATACATGTCAAAAATGAATGCCTCTTTCTATATAAgttcaaagaaacaaagagCGATCATTTGATTTCACTAAAACCCATCTCGGGTTTCAAGTTTAGCCACGAGACTGACACCATTTCAgaaaaaagagtttaaaaaaccCATAAAAATCCACAAAAAGAAGCATGGTTGATATGAACAATATAATCGCAAACCCAATTTCACACACGCACATGCATTTAAAAAACCGCACTAGTAATTCACTTAGAAATACCGAAACAAAGTGGAATaagagcattt is a window from the Juglans regia cultivar Chandler chromosome 7, Walnut 2.0, whole genome shotgun sequence genome containing:
- the LOC109010329 gene encoding growth-regulating factor 9, with the protein product MEALPSQSVLSSHSGKGGGGGGGPQRMIDEEESTMEVEQERRGRGVKEAQPTWIKLGLGIGSNSAAAKNPVTEHGKPVAVVVTPAQLHELQGQTLIYKHLEAGLPVPLHLLVPIWKSVACFFGPAIYKLYPSFIGYFSPQGFDYKTMMDPEPGRCRRTDGKKWRCSKHVVPDQKYCERHMHRGRQRSRKPVEAFEISSPSDSMPSDKFGELNPNRANSATVGLQLMTPSSHSISSTTTTTTTTSSNIGSKKYVSSDTIATRTPIPAIAATMTTIPATAATRATTLPTFTTNSINRIDHVSERKDVSGNPLIYNLTMKSNGNRVVSPGLGFSPKSVLQDQGCNSSCFGIRNGIELEPGRCRRTDGKKWRCSRHTVPDRKYCVQHMHRGAKKRVASVPTASSSVAIHRASPSLSTNVPNEAGLSSLNTDLSISIQASSQLLQIDEKSTTSSSSDTTITDTSITANEYGYISS